In the genome of Ignavibacteriales bacterium, one region contains:
- the glnA gene encoding type I glutamate--ammonia ligase: MPDKNLQKCKNIIKQKKIEFVDLKAIDLSGRLHHISLPVYDNILEKLLSEGVGFDGSSYGFRKVENSDMIMLPDLSTAVVDPFRDAPTLSFYSHIVLTDEKRSPFSQDGRYLAKKAELLLKQITGAEKSLWGPEFEFYIFSKVEYDTRTATSYYKVEHAEEFYKKAYHAANPFDEYDDFRDEACKILKAQGINVKYHHHEVGERGQQEIELYFTDLLNTADHIVTAKYVLFNFAKEKGLYITFMPKPMYQQAGNGMHLHLYLTKKGKNAFYKKGEYGNINELGRYFIGGMLKHGPALSAFTNPSTNSYKRLVPGYEAPVALTYGQGNRASAIRIPKYVSNPDETRFEYRPPDATANPYLCLVAMLLAGIDGVVNKIDPVREGFGPIDKNFLDDSFREHIHFLPRNLAEALDALNADNDFLRRGNIFTDELLDQWVKLKQEEIMSIGTMPHPFEYKMYFNL; encoded by the coding sequence ATGCCTGACAAAAATCTGCAGAAATGTAAAAACATAATTAAACAAAAGAAGATCGAGTTCGTTGATCTTAAAGCAATTGATCTATCAGGAAGACTGCATCACATATCACTTCCGGTTTATGACAACATATTAGAAAAACTTTTATCCGAAGGTGTCGGCTTTGATGGATCAAGTTATGGTTTCCGCAAAGTGGAAAACAGTGATATGATCATGCTTCCCGATCTTTCAACAGCAGTTGTTGATCCATTCAGGGATGCACCTACATTAAGTTTTTATTCACACATAGTTTTAACTGATGAAAAGCGAAGTCCTTTCAGCCAGGACGGAAGATACCTTGCTAAAAAAGCGGAACTGCTTTTAAAACAAATTACAGGCGCTGAAAAATCTTTATGGGGACCTGAGTTTGAATTTTATATCTTCTCAAAAGTTGAATATGATACACGTACAGCTACTTCATACTACAAAGTAGAACACGCAGAAGAGTTTTATAAGAAAGCATATCACGCTGCAAATCCCTTTGATGAGTACGATGACTTCCGCGATGAAGCATGTAAAATTTTAAAAGCACAGGGTATCAATGTTAAATATCATCATCACGAAGTTGGTGAGCGAGGACAGCAGGAAATAGAACTGTACTTCACAGATTTACTAAACACCGCAGATCATATAGTCACTGCTAAGTATGTGCTGTTCAACTTTGCAAAAGAAAAAGGATTGTACATTACATTTATGCCCAAGCCGATGTATCAGCAGGCAGGCAACGGAATGCACCTTCACCTTTATCTTACTAAGAAAGGGAAGAACGCATTCTATAAAAAAGGTGAGTACGGAAACATAAATGAACTTGGCAGATATTTTATCGGCGGAATGTTAAAACACGGTCCGGCACTATCAGCATTTACAAACCCGAGTACAAACTCGTACAAAAGATTAGTTCCCGGATATGAAGCTCCCGTTGCATTAACTTACGGACAGGGTAACAGGGCATCTGCGATAAGAATACCAAAGTATGTTTCCAATCCAGACGAAACAAGATTTGAATACCGTCCGCCAGACGCAACGGCAAACCCATATTTATGTCTTGTCGCAATGCTGCTTGCAGGTATAGACGGAGTTGTTAACAAGATTGATCCTGTTCGCGAAGGTTTTGGTCCGATAGATAAAAACTTTTTAGACGACAGTTTCAGAGAACATATACATTTCCTTCCAAGGAATCTTGCGGAAGCGCTTGACGCACTTAATGCCGATAATGATTTCTTAAGGAGAGGAAATATCTTTACAGATGAACTGCTTGATCAATGGGTAAAATTAAAGCAGGAAGAAATTATGTCGATAGGAACAATGCCGCATCCGTTCGAATACAAAATGTACTTCAATTTATAA